CGACGGGAACGGGTCGAGCGACAGCATGCCGCTGAACGCCCAGGTCGCGGTCGCGACCCCGAAGATCAACCCCAGGATCGCGTGCCACCGCTGCTGGCCGCGGTAGGGCAGCCGGGCCGGGCGTCCGTCCTGCCGATACCGCCTGCCCGGCGAGTATCGCGCCACCGCCACCACGAGCCCGATGATGGCCAGCACCGTGCCGATGCCGGACGTCCAGATCACGAACCGGATCCAGACCGTCTGGTGCTGCCGGATGGCGGTGAAGTAGATCCAGTGGGGGATTGCGCTGACCCAGGCCCCCAACCGCGAGGCGGTCGTGGTGTATTGCAGCACCTCGCCCGTGTCGCCGATGTAGAGCTGCTCGCCGTTGGGCCAGGAGTACTTCCAGAGCGGCCGTCGGTTGCGCAACGCCCCCTGGACCGTCCACTGGTCCACCTCGATCACCGATTCCACGACGCCGTCTCGTACGCGCTGGCCCGTCCAGGCCTCGGCCGCCCGGTCGCGCATGTTGGCGGACACGTCGCCTTGCACCCTTCCCGTGTCGGCATAGACCACCCGGCCGCCGCCCCGCCCGCCGCGGTAGGCGGGCCGTCCGTCCACCGTCGTCAGACGCATCCGATCGGGCCGCCGGGGGTCGAGCCGCAGTGCCCGGGCAGCGGCCTGGGGAGTGAGCGTCACCTGCCCGGCGTCGAGCGCCGGCGCCCGCGCCAGCCGATCGGCCTCGGTCACGCCGGGGAAGCCCCAGTACATCATCCCGATGCCGGACGGGAACCACAGCAGGAAGAGGAGGCAGAGCGCCACCCCCACCCACCGGTGCAGGACGATCAGGACGCGCAGCATCGTACGGTCTCGCTCAGACCCGGAGGAGCGTGACCGGCTCGAAACGCCCGAACAGGACCGGGTCGGGGTCGACGCCGAACCACTGCCGGAGCACGCTCGCATACACGGCGCGGAAGTCGACGCGGTGACGGACGTCGCCGTCGTCGAGGTCGCCGAGGTCGGGAATGCCGCCGTGCAGCCCCGGTACGACCGAGCCGCCCGCCAGGAACATCGCGCTCGCCGAGCCGTGATCGGTGCCCAGGGTGCCGTTCTCGGCCACGCGACGACCGAACTCCGAGACCGTCATCACCAGGGTGCGGTCCCACTGTCCGGCCGCCCGCATGTCACGCGCGAACGCGCCGACCGCCTGGCTCAACTCCTGCAGGATGCCACGCTGACCGCGGAGCTGCTCGACGTGGGTGTCGAACCCCGTGATGGACACGTGGAAGACCCGGGTCGGGAGCCCGGCCGCGACCATCTGGCCGATCAGCCGCAGCGACTGCGAGAGACGGAACGGCGGGTAGTCCGCGCGCGACGCGTTCTGCTGGGCCGCGTGGATGCGGTCGGCCAGCGATACCGTCTGCCGGCCGAGCCGCCGGATGCGCTCCAGCGGGTCGTTCGCGTTCGCGGCCGGCGCGGGACGGCCCTGCAGGCCGCGAAGCCGGGTGTCGTAGCCGGGCCATTCCATGATGGCGGGATTCTCGATGGTGACGCCGCGCGGTGAGGCGCTGGCGAAGGCCAGGGTGCCGCGGCGGCCGATCCGCAGCCCGAGCATCGGCGAGACCACCTCGTCGCAGTACCGCTCGAAATAGCGGCCCACCCAGCCATCGAGCACCTCGGCCGGCTCCGTGGGGTCGAACCACGCCGCCTTGCTCCATATGTCGCTCGATGTGAAGTGCGAGCGATTCTGATCGGGATACCCGACGTTCTGGACGATGGCCAGTTGACCGGCGTCGTAGAGCTGCTTGAGCTCGACCAGCTCCGGATGCAGCCCCGTGTGCTCGTCGAGCTTGTGGACGGCCCCGGCCCGGATCGCGATGTGGGGTCGTCGCTGATAGTAGACGTCGTCCCCGTAGGGCACGACGGTGTTCAGCCCGTCGTTGCCGCCGTCGAGCTGGATGATGACCAGCACGTGGTTGTCCGCGAGCCCTGGTATCGCAGGAACGACACCCTGCTGTGCGGAGAGCGTCATGCGGTCGAGCCAGGGTGCGCCGAGGAAGGCCGTGACGCCGGCGGCGGCCTCACGCATGAACCGACGACGAGGGATCCGCTGGGTCATGACGTCCTCATGCGACTTGATACTCGGGCGATGCCAGAATCAGACGGACGACGGCCGACACGCGCCGTTCGGGCGGTGCGTGGCGCGCCGCGCCGACCATCGTCCGGCGCGCCGAGTCGGGCGGGGACCGGAGCACGAGGCGATCGAGGAGCGCCTCGACCAGCCCTTCCGGTGTCGCGGGGACGCCGGTGGACAACAGGGTCTCCGCTTCGAAGCGGGTGGGGATGCCGAGCGCGTCCCGGTTGGCCTGGCGGGCGGCGGCCCGCGCCTCGTCGATCTCGCGCACGGCCCGCGCCCGGTCCGAGTCGCGCGCGCGGGCGTAGCTGCGCGGGGCCGCCAGCGGCTCGAGCCCGGCCGGCAACTGCCCGTCCAACAGCACGTCGCCCAGATGAAACCGCACGGACATCGAGCCGGCGTTGAGCCAGATCTCACCCCCCGGCCATCCCCTGACGTTGGGCGGATCGAAGAGCCTCTGTCCCATCGCCTCCACGTAGCGGGCGAGATTGGGGGTGGGGTCGATCTCGAGGGCGAGCTGTCGGGCGGCGCCGACCAGCAGCCGGACCGGACTCTTGACCTGGTTCCCGCGGGCCTCGGCGCGGTCGAACTCCGCAGACGCCAGGAGCGCCTCGACCACCCTGGCCATCTGCACTTCGCTCCCGGCGTGGGCCATGAAGGTGTCGGCCAGACGCTCCCGGAGCGCGCCGTGCGGATCGCTCGCCCCGAAGAAGGCGATGAGCCTGCCCGCCAGGAACCGGGCGGTAGCGGGGTGGGCCGCGAGGATGTCGGCGACGTCGTCCAGCCCGAACGCACCGGTGCGCCCCAGGATCGTCTTGGTCCCGCCGTCGTGACGCTCCGGGACGAAGCGGGCGACCAGCCCGTCGCGTCGGAGCGCCCGGTGCAGGCTGGGGGCGTCCGGCCGGTTGGGCTTGATCACTCCGGCCGGCACGTCGAGGGTCCAGCCGGTAAGGGCGCGAGCGATCTCCCGAACGTCCGCCTCGCGGTAGTTGCCCACCCCGAGGGTGAAGAGCTCGCACAGCTCCCGCGCGAGATTCTCGTTGTGGCGCTCGCCGGTCATCTCCTCCATGTCGAGATAGAGCATCATGGCCGAGTCGCGCAGCACGGCGTTCAACAGTTGCCGGAAGTTGCCCAGCGCGTGGTGTCGAAACACCGCGTTCTGCTCGTACATCGACTGCGAGATCCGCACCTTGTGGAACGAGGAGGTGAAGTGACCGTGCCAGAACAGGGTCATGACCTCCCGGAGCGGTCCGGGCGTGCCCATCATCTCGCGCAGCCACCACGCGCGCAGGTCGTCCATCTCGTTCGCGTAGCGTGCGGTCGTGCGCCCGTGGTTGTCGGCCAGCACGTCCGGCGGCGTGTCGGCCCAGCCGCGCTGGGTATTGAGCCAGGGGTGTCGGACCCAGTCGGGCGGGGCCGGCAGGGGCGCCCAGGTGGCGTCCACGATCAACGTCTCCACCGCCTCCTGGCGCGTCATCGCGGTCAGGCGGGCCACGGCCTCCGGCGTCGGACCGAACGCGGCCCGACTCAGCAGATGCGCGGCGGCGGCGGCATCCCAGGGGTCGGCCGAGTGCTGTCGAGTGGCCATCGCTCCTCCAGGTCCGGACTGCTTCGGGAGAACTTCGGTCTCGCCCGGCATGGTAACGGCGGATAGCTGGTTGGACAGCTTCTTTACGCGATTACCTCGAACGGTTGCGCGATGCGCTCGTCCAGGATGAGGCTCGGGTCCGCCGCCAGCCACCTCGCGAGCACGTCGGCGTAGATCTGCCGGAAGTCCACGCTCGGCTCCAGTCCGCCGTCGTGCTGCCGGTCGAGGTCGGCCGGCACGCCGCGCAGTCCGGGCCGCACGCGCCCGCCGGCCACGAACAGCACGCTGGCGTCGCCGTGGTCGGTGCCGTGACTGCGGTTCTCCTCTATCTGGCGCCCGAACTCCGAGAACGACATCACGAGCACGCGCTCGAACTGTCTCGCCGCCTGCAGGTGCGCGGCGAAGGCCCGCAGCCCGGCCCCGAACTGGGAATAGAGCGACTCGTGCACGGCGAGCTGGTTGCTGTGCGTGTCGAACGACGGCGACGTGAACGTCGCGAACGATCCCAGGGTCAGGTAGTAGACCCGCGTCGGGGAGCCGGTCTCGATCAGGTTGCCGGTCCAGCGCAGGGACTGGCCGAACTCCGTGTCCGGGTAATCGAACCGCGCCCCGCTGCCGCCGGCGGCCCTTCCCAGCCGGTCGGCGGTCAACGCCAGGGTGTTCTCGATCTGCCGGAGATAGTCGAGCCGGCTCGTCCGCGATCCGGTCGGCGTCGGTTCGGGTCGGCCCCTGCCCTGCATGTCGAGCACCAGGCGGGGATGGGCGACCGACTGGCTGTGTCCCGAGGACGACGCGAGCGTTCGGCCGAGGTCCGGCCCGAACTGCAGGCCCGCCACCGGCTCGGAACCGCATTCGCACCGGTGATCGAGATACCGGCCGAGCCAGCCGTGCTCGGGCGCGGGATCGCGCACGGATCCGGTCTCGAAGATCTCGGTGCCGCGAGAGTGGCTCCGGGAGGAGTTCGGGTAGCCCACCCCCTGCACGATCGCCGCGTGCCCGTCGTCGATGAGCCGCTGATAGTCCACCAGCCAGGGGTTGAGACCGAGCTCGCCGCCGACCTGCGGGAGCGCGTCCCGCTTCGCGATCGCGATGGTCGGCCGGGCGCGGTAGTAGCGGTCGTCCCGGATCGGCACCACCGCGTTCAGCCCGTCGTTGCCGCCCATGAACCGGACGACCACGAGCACCGGACCGTCGTACCCCGGCGTGTCCTGGCCGGGCGCGGCCGCGGCGCTCCGGGCGAGGAACTGCGGCAGCGTCGGCGTGAGCGCGAACAACCTCAACATCTCGCGGCGGGTGAGTGCGGTCATGGCTCCACTTCGTCCTTTCGGGGATGACGTCAGGCCAACTGGTATTCCGGAGTCGCCACGATGCGCCGGATGGCCTCGGCCGCGGCGGCTTCGGCGCCGGCTCCTTCGCCCGCGGTCGGCACGGCCGACGGATCGACGCCGGGCGCCGGGTCGAGCCGCGCCAGCAGCGCGGCCGGCGCCGCGCGCCGGTAGCGCTGGCCCACGAAGGGCGATGCGGCTTCGGCGGCGTCGCCGCCGGCCGTCGACTCGACGATGCCGAGGACGGGCGCGGTCCCGGTCGTCAGGATCCGGCCGAGCTGGTACCGCACGGCGAGGCGCTCGGCGGGTCGGAGCCACGCGTCCTGACCCGCCCAACCCGCGTTGCCGAACGACGGGGTCTGGAACAGCGTCTGACCGGCCGCGGCGAGCCAGGCGCCGAGTGCCGCCAGCGGCGGCGTGGACACTTCCAGTTGCCGGCAGGCGCCGACCGCCAGGTGCACGGGACTCTTCACCAGGGCCCATCGCGACGCCTCCGACCAGAAGGCGTCGGACCCGACGATCTCGCGCACGAGCGCGACGATGGAGCCGTCGGTGGCCCGGTAACGGGCGGCGAGCTTCCGCTCGAGGAATCCGCTCGGGTCCTCGACGCCGAGGTGGCGCATCAGGAGCCGGGAGTACCGGGCCGCCGTCGCCGGATGCCGGGCCAGGTAACCGATCGCGGAGGCCGCGTCGAAATTCTCGGTCCGTCCGAGGATCGTCTTGGGGCGGTCGACGAAGTGCGCCGGCTCGAACACGGGCCGCAGCCCGGTCCGCCGCTGCGATCGGAAGCCCTCCGGATTCACCGGCCGGCCGGGCTCGTAGCCGCTGGGAGCGACGAGCACCCAGCCGGTCAGGGCGCGGCACAGCTCGGCCACGTCGTCCCGCGAGTAGGCGTCGGGGCCGACGGTCCAGTTGTCCAGGACGAGCTGTCCGGGGCGGAAGTTCTGGAACTCCGGGTCGAACATCGCCGCTTCGCGGTACTCGTCCATCCCGACCTGGATCATCATCGCGGGCTCGGTCACGAGCGATTCGAGAAGCGCCGGGACGGTGCCCAGGCAGCCGCGGCGCACCCGGTCGTTCCGGGCGTGGAGCGCCTGCGGCATGTTGACGCTGCCGGTCGTGCTGCCGAGCGTGCCGTGCAGGAAGAGCACCAGGTTCTCCCGCAGCGGCGCCGGACCGGACACCATCTCCTGCAGCCACCAGTGGCGCAGGCGCTCGATGGCGGCCTGCGCCGCTGCGTCCTGCGCGGCGAACGCGCGGTTGTACTCTCTCGCGGTCGTGTCGGTGAACAGCAGGGCGCTGTTGATCCATTCGGTGAGCACGAACGGCGGCGGCACGGGACGCGGAGCCCGCTTCGCCCCGTCCACGAGCGAGTCGAGCGCCTCGTCGACCGTGAGGCCGGTCAGCGTCGATTCGAGCTCCTCGGTCGCCGCGAATGCGACACGGCGCAGGAGGTGCCTGACGTCTTCCGGGCGCGAGAGCCTTCGGCCGGACGCTTCACTCTGCATCGGAGTCCCTTTCCGGGGCGGTGCTGCCGCCGACGATCAGTAGCGGAAGCGCAGCCCGGCGATCGCCCAGCGGCCGGGGCCGAGAAAGCCGTCCTCGTAGGCGTACTGGTCGAAGAGGTTCTCGATCTTCCCGTAGATATCCATCCGCAGGCCGCCCCCGGTGGGCAGGTCGTAGCGCAGGACGAGGTCCGCCTTCATGGGCCCGTGGAAGAGCATCCGCCGGGCGTTCGCGCCGTACGGCGACAGGAAGTAGTCGCTCGCCGCGAACAGGTCGAAGGCGACGTTCACCCGGTTGGCGATCCACTGGGTTGCGGTGAGCGTGAACATGTGCTCGGAGAGACCGGGAACGCCGAAGAAATCGTCGCCGATAGTGGCGGTGTTCGACTTCGAATCGGTGTAGGTATAGGCGATCCGCAGGTTGGTGCTCGCGCTCGGCGCCGCCTGCACGCTCATCTCCACGCCCCGCGCCTGCCCGCCCCCGGTGTTCCTGTAGCCGCCGAAGCGGCCGAAGGGATCGGTCGCGGCGGGGAAGTTGGCGAAGTCGAAGATGATCGTCTCGAGCAGGTCCGTGTAGAAGAACGTGGTGCTGAACTGCATCTTCGAGTCGAACCACCACTGGTCCACGCCCGCGTCGAAGGCGACCGAACGCTCCGGGTTCAGGCCGGGATCCCCCCAGTAGCTGAACGACCCCGAGAACGACGAGAAAGAGCCGCCGAAACGTTCGAATGCCGAAGGCGCCCGGTAGCTGTTGCCCACGTGCATCCGCACCTTCGTGCCGCTGGTCGGGACGAAGTAGGCCACCGACACGTCGCCGGTGTACGCGGTGGGGGCATCGAAGGTTACGCCGGCGTAGGGGTGGCTGCCCCCGACGAACAGCGGATCCTGCAGGTTGAAGGCCTGGAGGCGGGTTCCCAGCGTCGCCTGCAGCCTGCCGTCGAGGAAATGGAGCTGGTCCTGCGCGTAGAGCGAATGGCTCACCGACCCGATCGTCACCGAGGCGTCGTTGGTCGAGCTGGCGCTGAAGTACTCCTCCCGCTCGAGCTCGTAGCCGGCATTGAACGTGTTGGACGTCCCGAACGCGGTGTCGAGCCGCGCCTGCAGCGTGTCGATGCGGCCGTCGTAGTTGCTGCGGTTGTTGGTGGCCGGCTCGAAGGGACCGCCGCCGAGCGGACCGTCGAGGAACCCGCGGTTCGTATCGACGCCCTGGTAGCTCACCCGGTACGTGGTGCCCGCCGCCACGGTGTGCTGCAGCGTCGCGCTGCCGTTGAGGAACGACGACTCCCGGTTCGCGTCGGGGTCGTTCTGGCTCGGTACGAACGTAGCGGTCCCGGCCGCGAAAGGCTGCCCCTGCTCGAACAGGGCGAGCTGATCGGTGGGCAGCGCCCGGGCCGGCACCACGCCGGTCGCCGGGAAGTTGTCGAGCACCTCGGCGGGAAACGCCGGACTCTCGGTCAGCCGCAGTTCGTCGCGGGTGTACCAGAAGCGCCCGGTCGCCGACAGACCCGGCGTGAACCGGTAGCGGACCGTCCCCTGCGGGGAGACGCTCTTGTAGGGGTTCTCGCCGCGCACGCCCCCGCTCATGTTGATGTACGCCATGGCGCCGCTGTAGGTGAACCGGTCGTTGGCCAGCCCGCCGCGGATGCTGGGCACCGTGCGCATCAGCCCGAGGCCGCCGCCCTCGATCAGCAGGTCGCCCTCGGGCGCGCCCGCCCCGGTGCGGGAAGTGACGTTGATGACGCCCGCCATCGCGCTCGATCCGTAGAGCGACGATCCCGAGCCGCGCAATACCTCGATGCGCTCGGTGTCGACCGTGGTGAGGTTCGCGTAGAACCCCGTGGCGTCGCCCTGCGGACTCGCCGCGTCGCGGAACCGCATGCCGTCGATCAGCAGCGCCGTGTCATGGCCCCGCAGGCCGCGCGTCTGGATCGTCGTGAAGCTGCCCGGCCCGCTCAGCGTCTGCACCCGGATCCCGGGGAGCGTACGCAATGCCTCCGTGATGGACAGCTCGTTCCGCAGCGCGATCTCCTCCGAATCGATCACGTCGATCGCCTTGGCGACCTCCTGGACGGCCAGCGGCGTGCTCGATGCGGTGACGACGACCTCGGCCGCGATCCCCGAGACGGCCAGCTCCAGATCGAGCGCCTGATCGCCGGCGACGGTAACGACGGCCGAGCCGGAGAGCGATCCCCCGGAGGCGCGGCCCTCCAGGACGTATTGGCCGCCCGGGATGTCGTCGAAGACGTACTGCCCGTCCGGACCGGCATTGCCCTCCCGGACCTGCCCGCCCCCGGTGCGTTCGTAGAGGAGCAGCTCGGCCTGCGGAACGACGCCGCCCTGCGGGTCGAGAACCCGACCCGCGAGGCTGTCGGCATACGCCGCCCCGGGCAGCAGCAACGCGGCAACGACGGCTCCAACCGCCTGGCCGCGGCGCAGGGTCGACGCCGCATCGAGACGGTGACGCGTGATCGCCCGCCCCGCGGTGGCCGCCGGGCGTCGATCTGCAACTGGCTTTCTCATCGATGAGCACTCCCCGGGCAACCGGTTCTCGTAGTCGAATCCGTGTTCCCTGTATTCGGCGACAGTTGTGTGGCCGTCACGCAAGCCTAGTGCCCGCCCACGCTCCGCTTCCTGAAGTTTTTGTGAAATTTCCCTGAAGTCGGGAGGCTGGGCCGGCAACCCGCTATGCTGGAGACGCGGTACCGTTTCTGCAGCAGGACGCCGGGATGCCAGCCGGCAAGTTGCTGCCCGTTTGAGGAAGACATGCGCTATCGAAGCACGGTCGCCGTCTTGTCCGCGCTGGCGGCGCTGGCGGTGGGGCTCGCCGGCCAGCAGCGGACTCCGAACTATCAATGGGATCTGCCGCCCGGCGTGTCTCCGCCGCGGTTGCCCGTCGGCGCTCCCATGACGCCCGCCCGCGTCGAGCTCGGGCGGCGCCTGTTCTACGACACGCGGCTGTCGGGCAACGGGACGCAGTCGTGCGCAACCTGCCACATCCAGGCGCTGGCCTTCACCGACGGACGCGCGCGGGGATTGGGTTCGACAGGGGAACGCCACCCGCGCAGCGCGATGTCGCTGGTCAACGTGGCGTACCGGGACGCGCTGACCTGGGGGGATCCAACCCTCCTGACCCTGGAGGAGCAGGCCCTCGTGCCGCTGTTCGGGACCGACCCGATCGAGCTCGGGCTCGCCGGTCACGAGAAGCGGGCGTATGCCGCCCTCGCCGCCTCGCCGGTCTACCGGCGGCTGTTCCCGGCGGCGTTTCCGCGGGTCGGGTCGACGATGGACGACGACGAGCAACCAGCCGAGCCGTTCATCACCACCGAGCGGATCACGCTGGCGCTGGCGGCGTTTCAGCGCTCTATCGTCTCGTTTCGCTCGCCGTACGACCGCTATCGGTTCCACGGCGACGAGAAGGCGCTGTCGCCGGCCGCGCGGCGCGGAATGGAGCTCTTCTTCTCGCGCCGTGCGCGGTGCGGCGGCTGCCATCTGGGGCGGTCCTTCAGTCAGACCCTGTCGGCGGACATCTCGCTCAACCTGGACGGCGGCTCGAAGGCGGCCACCAGCCCGCTCACCGACCCGCCCGTGTTCAATTTCCACAACACGGGCCTCTACAACCTGCCGGGGCCGGTGCCGTACCCGCCCGACAACACGGGACGCCACGCGCACACCGGCAATCTCGAGCATGTGGGGCAGTTCCGCATTCCGACCCTGCGCAACGTCGTCGTGACGGCGCCCTACATGCACGACGGCAGCATTGCCGCGCTCAGCGAGGTGCTGGACCACTACGTGGCCGGCGGGCGCGCCCCGAATCCGCAGCAAAGCGACGCGATCGAGCCGTTGACGCTGCGCGGCGACGAGCGCCGGGACCTGCTCGCGTTTCTCCAGAGCCTCACGGACGACGCGCTGCTGCGCGATGTGCGCTGGAGCGACCCCTGGGCCCCGGCGCCGTAACGTCGCATTCGTCGGGGTCGGCGGCGCGGGAGGGCGGCGAGGTGCTGCGCTGATCCACCTACCATCTTCCCTTTCTATGGGAAGGCGTGCGTTTCGTTCCGAACCTGCCAATTCCGGTATGGACCGAAGAGGTGCATCCGCGGTACTGCTGCTTCGGCCGCGTCGCTGACCGGAAAGTACGAGCGGTCATCCGCGACGAGGATGGCGATCGAACTCGGTGAACGTTGATCTCCGGGGCAGGATGCGCATGAAGGAGCTCGCCGAGATGAGAACTGTGATGCCGTTCGTCGCGGCGGTCGTGACGCTCGTCGCGTTCGGGTCTCCGGCGGCCGCCCAGCCCCGGGTTGCCGCGCTGGCGATCGACCAGCGTCCAGGGGATCGCCCGTTTTCCTCCGGTTCGGCCGCGAG
The DNA window shown above is from Acidobacteriota bacterium and carries:
- a CDS encoding DUF1501 domain-containing protein; the encoded protein is MTQRIPRRRFMREAAAGVTAFLGAPWLDRMTLSAQQGVVPAIPGLADNHVLVIIQLDGGNDGLNTVVPYGDDVYYQRRPHIAIRAGAVHKLDEHTGLHPELVELKQLYDAGQLAIVQNVGYPDQNRSHFTSSDIWSKAAWFDPTEPAEVLDGWVGRYFERYCDEVVSPMLGLRIGRRGTLAFASASPRGVTIENPAIMEWPGYDTRLRGLQGRPAPAANANDPLERIRRLGRQTVSLADRIHAAQQNASRADYPPFRLSQSLRLIGQMVAAGLPTRVFHVSITGFDTHVEQLRGQRGILQELSQAVGAFARDMRAAGQWDRTLVMTVSEFGRRVAENGTLGTDHGSASAMFLAGGSVVPGLHGGIPDLGDLDDGDVRHRVDFRAVYASVLRQWFGVDPDPVLFGRFEPVTLLRV
- a CDS encoding DUF1800 domain-containing protein, whose product is MPGETEVLPKQSGPGGAMATRQHSADPWDAAAAAHLLSRAAFGPTPEAVARLTAMTRQEAVETLIVDATWAPLPAPPDWVRHPWLNTQRGWADTPPDVLADNHGRTTARYANEMDDLRAWWLREMMGTPGPLREVMTLFWHGHFTSSFHKVRISQSMYEQNAVFRHHALGNFRQLLNAVLRDSAMMLYLDMEEMTGERHNENLARELCELFTLGVGNYREADVREIARALTGWTLDVPAGVIKPNRPDAPSLHRALRRDGLVARFVPERHDGGTKTILGRTGAFGLDDVADILAAHPATARFLAGRLIAFFGASDPHGALRERLADTFMAHAGSEVQMARVVEALLASAEFDRAEARGNQVKSPVRLLVGAARQLALEIDPTPNLARYVEAMGQRLFDPPNVRGWPGGEIWLNAGSMSVRFHLGDVLLDGQLPAGLEPLAAPRSYARARDSDRARAVREIDEARAAARQANRDALGIPTRFEAETLLSTGVPATPEGLVEALLDRLVLRSPPDSARRTMVGAARHAPPERRVSAVVRLILASPEYQVA
- a CDS encoding DUF1501 domain-containing protein, with product MTALTRREMLRLFALTPTLPQFLARSAAAAPGQDTPGYDGPVLVVVRFMGGNDGLNAVVPIRDDRYYRARPTIAIAKRDALPQVGGELGLNPWLVDYQRLIDDGHAAIVQGVGYPNSSRSHSRGTEIFETGSVRDPAPEHGWLGRYLDHRCECGSEPVAGLQFGPDLGRTLASSSGHSQSVAHPRLVLDMQGRGRPEPTPTGSRTSRLDYLRQIENTLALTADRLGRAAGGSGARFDYPDTEFGQSLRWTGNLIETGSPTRVYYLTLGSFATFTSPSFDTHSNQLAVHESLYSQFGAGLRAFAAHLQAARQFERVLVMSFSEFGRQIEENRSHGTDHGDASVLFVAGGRVRPGLRGVPADLDRQHDGGLEPSVDFRQIYADVLARWLAADPSLILDERIAQPFEVIA
- a CDS encoding DUF1800 domain-containing protein, which produces MQSEASGRRLSRPEDVRHLLRRVAFAATEELESTLTGLTVDEALDSLVDGAKRAPRPVPPPFVLTEWINSALLFTDTTAREYNRAFAAQDAAAQAAIERLRHWWLQEMVSGPAPLRENLVLFLHGTLGSTTGSVNMPQALHARNDRVRRGCLGTVPALLESLVTEPAMMIQVGMDEYREAAMFDPEFQNFRPGQLVLDNWTVGPDAYSRDDVAELCRALTGWVLVAPSGYEPGRPVNPEGFRSQRRTGLRPVFEPAHFVDRPKTILGRTENFDAASAIGYLARHPATAARYSRLLMRHLGVEDPSGFLERKLAARYRATDGSIVALVREIVGSDAFWSEASRWALVKSPVHLAVGACRQLEVSTPPLAALGAWLAAAGQTLFQTPSFGNAGWAGQDAWLRPAERLAVRYQLGRILTTGTAPVLGIVESTAGGDAAEAASPFVGQRYRRAAPAALLARLDPAPGVDPSAVPTAGEGAGAEAAAAEAIRRIVATPEYQLA
- a CDS encoding TonB-dependent receptor encodes the protein MRKPVADRRPAATAGRAITRHRLDAASTLRRGQAVGAVVAALLLPGAAYADSLAGRVLDPQGGVVPQAELLLYERTGGGQVREGNAGPDGQYVFDDIPGGQYVLEGRASGGSLSGSAVVTVAGDQALDLELAVSGIAAEVVVTASSTPLAVQEVAKAIDVIDSEEIALRNELSITEALRTLPGIRVQTLSGPGSFTTIQTRGLRGHDTALLIDGMRFRDAASPQGDATGFYANLTTVDTERIEVLRGSGSSLYGSSAMAGVINVTSRTGAGAPEGDLLIEGGGLGLMRTVPSIRGGLANDRFTYSGAMAYINMSGGVRGENPYKSVSPQGTVRYRFTPGLSATGRFWYTRDELRLTESPAFPAEVLDNFPATGVVPARALPTDQLALFEQGQPFAAGTATFVPSQNDPDANRESSFLNGSATLQHTVAAGTTYRVSYQGVDTNRGFLDGPLGGGPFEPATNNRSNYDGRIDTLQARLDTAFGTSNTFNAGYELEREEYFSASSTNDASVTIGSVSHSLYAQDQLHFLDGRLQATLGTRLQAFNLQDPLFVGGSHPYAGVTFDAPTAYTGDVSVAYFVPTSGTKVRMHVGNSYRAPSAFERFGGSFSSFSGSFSYWGDPGLNPERSVAFDAGVDQWWFDSKMQFSTTFFYTDLLETIIFDFANFPAATDPFGRFGGYRNTGGGQARGVEMSVQAAPSASTNLRIAYTYTDSKSNTATIGDDFFGVPGLSEHMFTLTATQWIANRVNVAFDLFAASDYFLSPYGANARRMLFHGPMKADLVLRYDLPTGGGLRMDIYGKIENLFDQYAYEDGFLGPGRWAIAGLRFRY
- a CDS encoding di-heme enzyme — protein: MRYRSTVAVLSALAALAVGLAGQQRTPNYQWDLPPGVSPPRLPVGAPMTPARVELGRRLFYDTRLSGNGTQSCATCHIQALAFTDGRARGLGSTGERHPRSAMSLVNVAYRDALTWGDPTLLTLEEQALVPLFGTDPIELGLAGHEKRAYAALAASPVYRRLFPAAFPRVGSTMDDDEQPAEPFITTERITLALAAFQRSIVSFRSPYDRYRFHGDEKALSPAARRGMELFFSRRARCGGCHLGRSFSQTLSADISLNLDGGSKAATSPLTDPPVFNFHNTGLYNLPGPVPYPPDNTGRHAHTGNLEHVGQFRIPTLRNVVVTAPYMHDGSIAALSEVLDHYVAGGRAPNPQQSDAIEPLTLRGDERRDLLAFLQSLTDDALLRDVRWSDPWAPAP